The Deltaproteobacteria bacterium DNA window TTGTTGGACTGATTGATACGACAACCGGTGGTGTAGAGGTTATGTTTATGTTATGGGTTTGTACTTCATTGTTAGTGCTTAAAGTACCGCTGGCGGATCCTCTGTTTCTGGTGGTCCGGTTAATTGCACTGGCAGACCACGGGCCTGAAAGAGCCGCAACAATATAAGTCCCACCGACATTTGAAATATCGGCAATAGTTGAAGCTGCTACTCTTACTAAAGCACCCTCTTTAACTGCGCCGTCAAGACCACTTACTGTTCCCCTTATAAAACCAACAGCTCGCACTGTCTCGATAAAGAGATAAGTGCCTGACTTTACAATGCCAGGCAGGGCAAGACCTGCAACATCAGTTGTTTGAGATGTTATCAGTCCCCCTGTCACATTTGCTGTGGCTACAATCTCAAGCAGCCTCTTACCGTCAGCCTCAAAGAGCCTTGCTACAATTACGGGATTTGACGAATTAAAACCATCAGGCAGCGGAATGGAAAGTTCAGCAGAAGCAGTCAACACTTCCCCCGAAAGATCTATATTAACAGCCCTCATAAGAGCCATGTCTGTGGGGATTATGGATTCAAAATCAGTTGTATTTGCAGTTGAAGTCTCTACAGGCACGGTACGGGACAGTCCCCCCGCCTCGATAACGAGCAGGTTGCCTTCAGCGTCGGCAAGGTACTTTCAATATTTAATTATCAAAGAGCAAAAGCAAAAGATTGTTAGTAAGGGTAAATGCCGATTCCTGCATTTGAACCGCATTGCTTGCAAATATGCTTCGGCAACCCGAAACGAAAGAAGGGAGCAGAATATAATCTGCTCCCTTCTTTTGATTCTATTAATTGCAACCCTTACGGCCTTGTTGCATTGACCTCTACAGGGTCGGAATTGCCGATATCCGATGTTGCACTTATGCGGTAATACCATGTTGCCCCGGCAGTAGCGCCGGTATCGTTAAAACTATAGGCCTGCTTCT harbors:
- a CDS encoding Ig-like domain-containing protein, coding for MPVETSTANTTDFESIIPTDMALMRAVNIDLSGEVLTASAELSIPLPDGFNSSNPVIVARLFEADGKRLLEIVATANVTGGLITSQTTDVAGLALPGIVKSGTYLFIETVRAVGFIRGTVSGLDGAVKEGALVRVAASTIADISNVGGTYIVAALSGPWSASAINRTTRNRGSASGTLSTNNEVQTHNINITSTPPVVVSISPTNGATGADDKGQIVVTFSEPISKGSATDGAITLTNA